CGTCATCCGTATACGGCGACGTCCATTGGCTGCCTGGATGGGCTGGCTTTTATGGCTGCTGATGTTGGGTATCTTATTGGAATACGCGCTGACGAGCTTTGGAGAGTATGAGCCGCAGGCTGGTATCCTGGCTGGTGCTTTATTCTGTGGGCTGCTGTTGGCCGGGGCCATTATCGGCTTTGTGCAAACGGCGGAAGGTCGCAGCAAATATCGTGATCTGCCGGGCTATGAAGAAGACAATGAATGATTATTGGAATGTATCATGAGTGAACAAAACCGACTGAGCCGCCGTGATTTTTTGAAAAACATGGGTATGGCTGGCGTGACGCTTGGCGTGACAGGTACCGTCGGCCTGACGGCAGCAGGCGAGCAGATGGGGCAGGAGCGAGCAGGGGGCATATCTCGGCGTCCCTGGTGGGTGCGGCAGGTGGATGAACCGACGCTTGGCATCAAGTGGGATGCGATACAGCGCTTCGATGCGGAGCAAAACACGCTGCTTGGGATCGGCTTAAAGCATTTTGCAACCCCAGAAGAAAATGATCGCCTGCAAAAAGCATGGTATGAGAGCGAGAAACGGCATCTTGTCAACAATGAACCTGGTTTTACGCTCAAAGATAGCGCGCTGTTGAATGCGTTCCACAGCGTACGAGAAGCGATGCCGCGCAGCTTTTTAGGCCCACAGCAAGCGCCGATGCCTCAGGATTATGGTCTGGAACCCTGGCAGGGTACCCCGGAAGAAAATACGGCCATGGTCAAGGTCGCCATGCAGCAAATGGGTGCTTCCTTGACGGGTATTGTGCATCTAGATGAAAATACGCGTAAGTTGATCTACAGCGCAGACCACGATGGTAAAAAGCTGGTGTTCGATGATGTCGAACAGGCTTATGAAGACGATGAAAAGCGCGTCATCCCCAATAAAGCGGAATGGGTCATCGTGTACGCGGTGCAGATGTCCGATATTGCTATGAAGCGTGCCCCAACCAAAATCGCCCAGATGACGACCAAAGAGAGCTATCAGCGCGGGCTTGTCGTCCAGAACAATGCTCAGGAATTTCTGCGCGGGTTAGGCTACCAGGGATTGGGCGAAGCTGTGCTCAATGGCCTGGGGATTGCTCCTGCGTTCGCAGTCTTGGCAGGGCTAGGTGAGCTTTCACGTTTGAACCGCGTCATCACGCCGGAATATGGGCCGATGGTGCGTATCTTCAAGCTCATTACGGATTTGCCTCTGGTGGCAGATAAACCCATTGATGCGGGTATTGCACGTTTTTGTCGCTCCTGCAAAAAGTGCGCGGAGGCTTGCCCGCCAAGCGCTCTCAGTTTTGCAACAGAGCCAGGTTGGGAGCCTGTCGGCGCGTGGAATAATGGGGGGCATCAAGCGTGGTTCGAAGATTCGCTGCGATGCAAGCGCTACTGGTACGAAGAATTGGGCACCAACTGTGGCATATGCTTTTCGGTGTGTCCTTTTTCTAAGCGCAACAAGAGCTTTATGCACGATCTGATCCGTATGCAGATTTCTCAGGTGCCCTTTTTGGATGAGATGACGCGTAACATGGACGATGCCTTCGGTTATGGCATCCAGAAAGACCCGGAGGCGTGGTGGACGCTGGACTTACCCGAATATGGCATCAACACGGAAAAAGATTAGCTTCTTGATGACTCTCTGACACGCTACACATCGCCTTCCGTTATGGTAAGGCGATGTGATGTTGTAATTTCCTCTATACGCCCGCCTCACGATCAAAAATCACGCCAAATATAACGAGAGTGAACCAGTTTCAGTCTCTATATGAGGCGACGAAGTTCGACATCGCTCTTACTGTGTCATCGAAATGCCCGGTGTCATGTAAAATAGAGCTTGCTGGAACATAAGATGCAGTGCAAGGCGGCCTGAATATGGATTTCGTCTTTGACGGCAGACTCTCAGATTCATCACTTGTCGATTTTATCTGGAGCACCCAAAGTAATGGGGGTGGCTCCTTCATGTCCTCTGCATCCAGCAATATGGAAATGGTTTTTACGCGGCAAAAGGGGTTCGTTACTGTGTCGTTGCGCGGGCCAGAGACCAGGGCGACTTTGGCTCCTGTTCCTGAAGATGCGGCGTTCCTGGGAATTGTCTTCAAATTGGGGACTTTTATGCCGCATGTACCAGCAAAGCATCTGGTTGATGGGGGCATTCATCTGCCAGAACCCACAAACCAATCGTTCTATCTACAAGGCTCAGCGTGGCAACTCCCGGATTTCAACAATGCGGATGTCTTCGTGGAAAGGCTCATTCATCAGGGCATATTATCCTATGAACCGCTCA
The Phototrophicus methaneseepsis DNA segment above includes these coding regions:
- a CDS encoding reductive dehalogenase is translated as MSEQNRLSRRDFLKNMGMAGVTLGVTGTVGLTAAGEQMGQERAGGISRRPWWVRQVDEPTLGIKWDAIQRFDAEQNTLLGIGLKHFATPEENDRLQKAWYESEKRHLVNNEPGFTLKDSALLNAFHSVREAMPRSFLGPQQAPMPQDYGLEPWQGTPEENTAMVKVAMQQMGASLTGIVHLDENTRKLIYSADHDGKKLVFDDVEQAYEDDEKRVIPNKAEWVIVYAVQMSDIAMKRAPTKIAQMTTKESYQRGLVVQNNAQEFLRGLGYQGLGEAVLNGLGIAPAFAVLAGLGELSRLNRVITPEYGPMVRIFKLITDLPLVADKPIDAGIARFCRSCKKCAEACPPSALSFATEPGWEPVGAWNNGGHQAWFEDSLRCKRYWYEELGTNCGICFSVCPFSKRNKSFMHDLIRMQISQVPFLDEMTRNMDDAFGYGIQKDPEAWWTLDLPEYGINTEKD
- a CDS encoding helix-turn-helix domain-containing protein, whose amino-acid sequence is MDFVFDGRLSDSSLVDFIWSTQSNGGGSFMSSASSNMEMVFTRQKGFVTVSLRGPETRATLAPVPEDAAFLGIVFKLGTFMPHVPAKHLVDGGIHLPEPTNQSFYLQGSAWQLPDFNNADVFVERLIHQGILSYEPLIEVALRGQQPLLSARSIQRRFRQVTGVTQGKLYQIRRAQYALELLQQDVSILDTVEKAGYYDQAHLTRSLKHFAGQTPAHVTNTIQYE